From one Nothobranchius furzeri strain GRZ-AD chromosome 2, NfurGRZ-RIMD1, whole genome shotgun sequence genomic stretch:
- the LOC129165499 gene encoding uncharacterized protein, which translates to MTDEQLKSYLPSYGDRLALLGYCRRKENGYPNWRKTKLFERLKSKLHKRRRTADEDGSSTEQEEQSATPVKKNALKSKRKIELGWMIYDEEIEAFKQVRAKRGGGTRRVDVSKDAKKNDIIQMAVDLFFPNGRNREGSLADFEVDLRDYQEVAVDDNITVGQLYFDTKLPVIRFYLTTRKKMETHSNCQDEESSPFAQDHNSSHSHPSSSSAFNDATIIQATESETVTTDLIFFENSTNDENIELTFHSTEFMDEDTSNTVFVGEFSESEPQILDDTLPLSPQTLSLAEPVKKILVVHRGQVLRQLILHFCDDKILESNFRIQLVLPDGKPEMAFDEGGVVRDCLIEFWKDFYEQCTTGNAYKVPFLRHDYGQEQWESVGRIIAFGWTRQKYLPVGIAPVILEQAAFGHVKSDVVENFLKYMPESERTVFQPWQADFSSVDQEELLEILDNHCCRRLPTASNANEIQRWKVTNYIYSRYCN; encoded by the coding sequence ATGACAGATGAACAATTAAAGAGTTATTTGCCATCATATGGAGACCGCCTTGCACTGTTAGGTTATTGTAGGAGAAAGGAAAATGGATACCCAAACTGGCGCAAAACAAAGCTTTTTGAGCGCCTTAAATCAAAActgcataaaagaagaagaactgcTGATGAAGATGGCAGCAGTACAGAACAAGAAGAGCAATCTGCAACCCCTGTAAAGAAAAATGCTCTTAAGTCAAAGAGGAAAATAGAACTAGGCTGGATGATCTACGATGAAGAAATAGAGGCTTTTAAACAAGTGAGAGCAAAAAGAGGAGGTGGAACAAGGAGGGTAGATGTATCAAAAGATGCAAAGAAAAATGACATAATTCAGATGGCAGTTGATCTATTCTTTCCTAATGGGAGAAATAGAGAAGGGTCCTTAGCAGATTTTGAGGTAGATCTCAGAGATTATCAGGAAGTGGCAGTTGATGACAACATTACAGTAGGACAACTTTACTTTGATACAAAACTCCCGGTTATCAGGTTTTATCTGACCACACGTAAAAAGATGGAAACCCACTCAAACTGTCAAGATGAAGAGTCTTCACCATTTGCTCAGGACCACAACAGTTCTCACAGTCATCCCTCCTCTTCTTCAGCTTTTAATGATGCTACAATCATTCAGGCTACAGAATCTGAAACAGTCACTACTGACTTGATATTTTTCGAAAATTCCACAAATGACGAAAATAttgaattaacatttcattccacAGAGTTCATGGATGAGGATACCAGTAACACTGTATTTGTGGGGGAGTTTTCTGAGAGTGAGCCACAGATTCTGGATGATACTCTACCTCTGTCTCCACAAACCCTGTCCTTAGCAGAGCCAGTGAAGAAAATACTGGTTGTTCACAGAGGACAGGTACTTCGGCAGCTCATATTACACTTCTGTGATGATAAAATTCTAGAAAGTAACTTCAGAATCCAACTTgtcctgcctgatggaaaacctgaGATGGCATTTGATGAAGGAGGAGTTGTGAGAGACTGTCTCATTGAATTCTGGAAAGATTTTTATGAGCAGTGTACCACAGGAAATGCTTATAAAGTTCCATTTCTAAGACACGATTATGGACAGGAGCAGTGGGAGAGTGTAGGCCGAATAATCGCTTTTGGCTGGACAAGACAGAAATATCTTCCTGTGGGGATCGCACCTGTCATATTAGAGCAGGCTGCCTTTGGACATGTAAAAAGTGATGTGGTGGAAAATTTTCTGAAGTACATGCCTGAATCTGAGCGCACAGTGTTTCAACCATGGCAAGCAGATTTTAGCAGTGTTGACCAAGAAGAATTATTAGAGATTCTTGATAACCACTGCTGCAGACGACTGCCCACTGCCAGCAATGCAAATGAaatccagaggtggaaagtaacgaattacatttactcacgttactgtaattga